The proteins below come from a single Aspergillus oryzae RIB40 DNA, chromosome 5 genomic window:
- a CDS encoding uncharacterized protein (predicted protein), with the protein MFIKNSANSHGWVNPRDVEAIWKDQPGTYTALSYCWGKGNPDPLLLTQDNYHSFKDNISWDRLPRLFQDAIKITSHLGVDYIWIDSLCIVQDDKQDWEIESQNMASIFENAHITIVAASAPNPETPILRRRAQSEEKVKFHFTEKDHSQSYLFSRLITPEDMFNLYPIKVKQVSSRGWREVLYQRGWTFQEDLLARRTIHYLPQRVVWECRMLHDDERQLLGNRRFPKSLDQTVWTWREFVKAYTYRDLTYISDKLPAISGIANMVSQQTGDEYLAGLWRRSLVSDLGWQFAYSSTAERTCPPRQYIAPSWSWASVATRQAIGYSGETILNTLATVIDADVTLKGRNRFGEVSDGFVQLRGFIREIKLYRKDISELFEADFPGCQVTAGSLHFSADMGICSGDGLLESGAIIPTVCRRYADAKCKPIPGKNAYLGVFLVILYETSECITGLVLGRSPRVRGAYERLGLLEFDPRDFETVMQLAIESTITIV; encoded by the exons ATGTTCATCAAGAATTCTGCAAATAGCCACGGTTGGGTGAATCCGCGGGACGTGGAGGCCATCTGGAAG GACCAACCGGGAACCTATACAGCATTAAGCTACTGCTGGGGGAAAGGCAACCCTGATCCTTTACTACTTACACAAGATAATTATCATTCCTTTAAAGATAACATCTCGTGGGATAGGCTCCCGCGGCTTTTTCAAGATGCTATCAAGATCACTAGCCACCTAGGAGTTGATTATATTTGGATTGATTCTCTTTGTATTGTCCAGGATGATAAGCAGGACTGGGAGATTGAGTCTCAGAATATGGCTAGCATTTTCGAAAACGCGCATATCACTATTGTGGCGGCTTCTGCGCCCAACCCAGAAACACCTATTCTGAGGCGACGAGCGCAGTCCGAGGAGAAAGTCAAATTCCACTTCACAGAAAAGGATCACTCACAGTCTTACCTCTTTTCACGCCTGATAACGCCAGAAGATATGTTCAACTTATACCCCATCAAGGTAAAACAAGTGTCGAGCAGGGGATGGAGAGAGGTGTTATATCAAAGAGGATGGACTTTCCAAGAGGACCTCCTAGCACGGCGTACGATCCACTACCTTCCCCAGAGGGTGGTATGGGAGTGTCGGATGTTACATGATGACGAACGCCAGCTGCTTGGCAATCGTAGATTCCCTAAAAGCTTGGATCAGACCGTGTGGACATGGCGGGAATTTGTGAAAGCCTATACTTACCGAGATTTGACATATATTTCTGACAAGCTCCCAGCCATTTCGGGCATTGCAAATATGGTATCTCAACAGACGGGCGACGAATATCTCGCTGGTCTTTGGCGACGCTCCCTTGTTTCTGATTTAGGCTGGCAATTCGCTTACTCGTCGACAGCGGAACGTACCTGTCCGCCGAGGCAGTATATCGCCCCCTCGTGGTCGTGGGCTTCCGTTGCAACCAGGCAGGCCATTGGGTACTCAGGCGAAACTATTCTGAATACCCTCGCCACTGTGATCGATGCAGACGTGACATTGAAAGGACGAAATAGATTTGGCGAAGTGTCTGACGGCTTCGTGCAGCTCCGTGGCTTTATCCGTGAGATAAAGCTTTATCGTAAGGACATCAGTGAGCTCTTCGAAGCCGACTTTCCGGGGTGTCAGGTAACTGCGGGATCTCTACATTTTAGCGCAGACATGGGAATATGTTCTGGAGACGGACTCCTGGAATCAGGCGCTATAATACCCACGGTGTGTCGGAGGTATGCTGATGCAAAGTGTAAACCGATACCAGGAAAAAATGCATATCTGGGGGTATTTCTGGTTATATTGTATGAGACATCGGAATGCATTACGGGCCTTGTTCTTGGGCGATCTCCACGAGTACGAGGGGCTTATGAACGGCTGGGGTTGTTGGAGTTTGACCCGAGAGACTTCGAGACGGTTATGCAGCTGGCCATTGAATCAACAATTACAATCGTCTAG
- a CDS encoding uncharacterized protein (glycolate oxidase), with protein MNKIFTSAEVAHHNKENSCWVVLYGKVYDVTHFLSSHPGGAQAILRVSGRDATDDFDPIHPPETMDSIQSARIGSLSLDEKSPCATQTKDTSDEIDVSTLLNLDEIEKAATNVISKRAWAYYYSAADDKITKDFNTQVYRSLLLRPRVFVDCRKCDVETELLGWKVGLPIYVSPTAMARLGHPRGEAGIAEACGALGALQIIANNSSLSPEQVVAKALPTQVFGWQLYVQLDRRASEAMLARVNRLDEIKFVILTLDAPVSGKREDDERINVKSHPAGSVSAQLFAGTDPSLTWNETLEWLSRHTKKPIIFKGLQTHEDVAIAARYTPLVQAVILSNHGGRSLDTAPPAVHTLLEVRKFCPHVFKKMEVWVDGGIRRGTDVVKALCLGAKAVGIGRPALWGLGAGGVKGVERTLQILLDETKTCMRLLGATTVHDLGPHYVTDALFPFPYTY; from the exons ATGAACAAGATTTTCACAAGTGCTGAAG TTGCCCACCACAACAAAGAGAACAGCTGCTGGGTTGTTCTTTATGGGAAGGTCTATGAT GTAACGCACTTTCTGTCCAGCCATCCTGGCGGTGCCCAGGCCATTCTGCGCGTCAGTGGCCGAGATGCCACAGACGACTTCGATCCCATTCATCCGCCGGAGACCATGGACAGTATCCAGTCGGCACGTATCGGGTCACTTTCGCTCGATGAGAAGTCACCTTGTGCAACTCAGACAAAGGATACTTCGGACGAAATTGATGTTAGCACACTGTTGAACCTGGACGAGATTGAAAAAGCAGCCACCAATGTGATTAGCAAAAGGGCATGGGCGTACTACTACTCCGCGGCAGACGACAAGATCACAAAGGACTTCAACACGCAAGTTTACCGATCACTTTTGCTACGTCCTCGAGTCTTTGTCGACTGCCGGAAATGCGATGTGGAGACAGAGCTCCTAGGGTGGAAGGTTGGTCTCCCAATATACGTATCTCCAACCGCCATGGCTCGCTTGGGACACCCCAGAGGGGAGGCCGGAATAGCAGAAGCATGCGGAGCCCTTGGAGCACTCCAGATCATCGCAAACAATTCTTCACTCTCACCCGAGCAGGTGGTTGCCAAGGCGTTACCGACTCAGGTATTTGGATGGCAGCTCTATGTTCAGCTAGATCGTCGCGCAAGCGAAGCGATGCTCGCACGTGTGAATCGGCTAGACGAGATCAAATTTGTTATACTAACGCTTGATGCTCCCGTATCTGGAAAGcgagaagatgacgagcgTATCAATGTGAAGTCCCATCCAGCAGGCAGCGTAAGTGCCCAGCTTTTCGCTGGGACAGACCCGTCGCTCACCTGGAACGAGACTCTCGAGTGGCTATCCAGACACACGAAGAAGCCTATCATTTTCAAGGGCCTGCAGACTCACGAGGATGTTGCCATTGCCGCGCGGTATACACCTCTAGTGCAGGCTGTTATCTTATCAAATCATGGTGGGAGGTCTTTGGACACGGCACCGCCGGCGGTACACACCCTTCTTGAAGTACGGAAGTTCTGCCCCCATGTTTTCAAAAAGATGGAGGTATGGGTGGATGGTGGCATTCGACGAGGTACCGACGTAGTCAAAGCACTTTGTCTCGGTGCAAAAGCTGTTGGCATTGGACGACCGGCTCTTTGGGGCCTAGGGGCTGGTGGTGTCAAAGGAGTTGAACGAACACTACAAA TTTTGCTGGACGAGACAAAGACCTGTATGCGACTCTTAGGAGCTACCACAGTCCACGACTTGGGTCCACACTATGTAACTGATGCCctctttccatttccctaTACCTACTAA
- a CDS encoding MFS transporter (synaptic vesicle transporter SV2 (major facilitator superfamily)), which produces MDTAHLEKKHSQAGHDASPDKAAGNVIALDDNEAEQFYGSSTTHAYRLKSELVGRCMEEIGMGKFQWKLFIVTGFGWIVDNFASQGIGSVQPPIEQELSGIVHVSYSSIAYYIGLILGASCWGISSDLIGRRPAFNGTVLIAGIFLCAAAGSMNFVAFSALWAVIGTAAGGNVPVGSMMFLEFIPMSHQYLLTALTAWWSLGQLIVSLVAWVFLANFSCPTNATPATCPRRENMGWRYTLVTLGGMSLVFTLIRLLAFKLPETPRYLLSQGRDQDAVEVVNYVARQNGRPEPLTIGMLREIDTRLGTTPSEDGAHARISTKDTIAENMRAFKGKHYRALFATSKLSRHTIIIWVIWLTIGIGYPLYFNFLPSYLETKFTDGSSLYLTYRNYCITSAVGIVGPLSAAVGVNTTLGRRYMMGISSIVTAVFLFAYVGVNNSTASLAFSCVTSILANFEYAVMFAFTPESFPAPHRGTGTGTAAALLRLGGLVAGLVSSQTGFTSAPIYASAAMWVAVGILSFGLPFETHGHDAL; this is translated from the exons ATGGATACAGCTCACTTGGAAAAGAAGCACAGTCAAGCCGGGCATGATGCCTCTCCGGATAAGGCTGCTGGTAATGTAATTGCCCTCGATGATAATGAAGCTGAGCAGTTCTACGGCTCATCTACTACCCACGCATACCGCCTCAAGTCAGAGTTAGTAGGAAGGTGCATGGAGGAGATTGGCATGGGAAA GTTTCAGTGGAAGCTTTTTATAGTAACAGGCTTTGGATGGATCGTGGACAAC TTTGCCTCTCAAGGTATTGGAAGTGTCCAGCCTCCTATCGAACAAGAGCTTTCGGGGATTGTCCATGTCAGCTACAGTTCGATTGCCTACTACATCGGTCTCATCCTAGGAGCATCGTGCTGGGGGATCTCCAGTGACCTAATCGGTCGACGGCCCGCGTTCAACGGTACAGTGCTTATAGCAGGCATATTTCTCTGTGCCGCTGCAGGATCTATGAACTTCGTGGCTTTTAGTGCTCTCTGGGCGGTTATTGGTACCGCAGCAGGCGGGAATGTCCCCGTGGGCTCGATGATGTTCTTGGAGTTTATTCCTATGAG CCATCAATATCTTCTCACGGCATTGACCGCATGGTGGAGCCTAGGTCAATTGATTGTCTCCTTGGTAGCATGGGTGTTCCTGGCCAATTTCAGCTGCCCAACGAACGCGACTCCGGCAACCTGTCCCCGTCGTGAGAACATGGGGTG GCGGTATACACTCGTTACACTTGGAGGCATGTCTCTCGTCTTCACATTAATACGCCTGCTTGCTTTCAAGCTCCCGGAGACTCCACGATACCTACTATCTCAGGGACGGGATCAAGATGCCGTGGAGGTAGTTAACTATGTTGCCAGACAGAATGGAAGACCAGAGCCCTTGACAATTGGCATGCTCCGCGAAATTGATACCCGCCTGGGCACGACGCCCAGTGAAGATGGGGCACACGCACGGATTTCAACCAAGGATACGATCGCTGAAAACATGCGAGCCTTCAAGGGTAAACATTACCGCGCTCTATTCGCGACATCAAAGCTTTCCAGACATACCATAATCATTTGGGTGATATGGCTCACTATTG GCATCGGATACCCCCTCTACTTTAACTTCCTTCCGTCGTATTTGGAAACGAAATTTACTGACGGCTCTTCCCTCTATCTAACATACCGCAACTACTGCATCACTTCGGCTGTTGGAATTGTGGGTCCGCTATCCGCTGCTGTGGGAGTCAATACCACGCTCGGCCGCCGGTATATGATGGGAATCTCGTCCATAGTGACGGCCGTGTTCCTTTTTGCCTATGTGGGGGTCAACAATTCCACTGCCAGTCTGGCCTTCTCCTGTGTCACCAGTATACTGGCTAACTTTG AGTATGCTGTCATGTTCGCCTTCACCCCGGAATCTTTCCCAGCTCCCCATCGCGGCACAGGAACGGGCACGGCAGCAGCTCTCTTGCGGCTGGGGGGATTGGTGGCCGGTCTGGTTTCATCTCAAACCGGGTTCACCAGCGCGCCTATCTATGCCAGCGCTGCAATGTGGGTGGCTGTGGggattctctcttttggGTTGCCGTTTGAGACGCACGGACATGACGCACTGTAA
- a CDS encoding isopenicillin N synthase family dioxygenase (isopenicillin N synthase and related dioxygenases) — MAAPTAPPILDFSPFYGGDNEAKAKLVEEVRKCCHYNGFFQITGHQRTLADLVDLNTFNRGYELLRSQMLEAGTGPELKEGLYIGEEIPEDHPYYVQKKLNSGPNQWPQTVPDKAEFQKTTMEYYHAVFELAKDVLSVVALTLGVDSTFFEPLTDGAVATMRYLHYPAQPKDQDEKLNRGIGAHTDFGCVTLLLQDDVDGLQVLDVPTGQWLDVKPVEGAYVVNLGDLFMRMANDKYKSNIHRVINKSGRERYSIPFFFSGNPDYLCECLPNCREPGESAKYPPITVQDRVTEAYKESYGRAEKYKKELEMQSLASTPAVASVGG; from the exons ATGGCTGCACCAACTGCTCCCCCAATCCTGgacttctctcccttctACGGTGGTGACAACGAAGCAAAGGCCAAAttggtcgaggaggtgcGCAAGTGTTGCCATTATaatggcttcttccagatTACAGGCCATC AACGGACCTTAGCTGACTTGGTAGATCTGAACACCTTCAACCGTGGTTATGAGTTGCTACGATCGCAAATGCTCGAAGCAGGCACGGGGCCTGAACTGAAAGAAGGGCTCTACATTGGCGAGGAAATCCCCGAGGATCACCCATACTATGTCCAGAAAAAGCTGAACAGTGGTCCCAATCAATGGCCACAGACTGTCCCCGACAAAGCGGAATTCCAAAAGACGACGATGGAATATTACCATGCGGTATTCGAGCTCGCGAAAGATGTGCTGAGTGTGGTTGCATTAACCCTGGGTGTTGACTCGACCTTCTTTGAGCCTCTCACAGATGGCGCTGTTGCCACCATGCGTTACCTCCACTATCCCGCGCAGCCGAAAGACCAAGACGAGAAGCTCAATCGTGGAATTGGAGCACATACCGACTTTGGGTGTGTCACTCTGCTCCTGCAGGATGACGTGGATGGCTTGCAGGTCTTGGACGTGCCCACTGGGCAGTGGCTCGAT GTAAAACCTGTCGAGGGAGCCTACGTCGTGAATCTGGGCGACCTGTTTATGCGCATGGCCAACGATAAATACAAGTCCAACATTCACCGCGTGATTAACAAATCGGGCCGTGAGAGATATTcgatccctttcttctttagTGGAAACCCGGACTACCTGTGTGAGTGCTTGCCCAATTGTCGCGAGCCGGGCGAATCAGCAAAATACCCCCCGATTACCGTCCAGGACAGGGTGACAGAAGCCTACAAGGAGAGCTATGGTCGGGCGGAGAAATacaagaaggagctggagatgCAGAGCCTGGCGTCTACTCCAGCCGTAGCTTCTGTCGGAGGGTAG
- a CDS encoding uncharacterized protein (permease of the major facilitator superfamily), with amino-acid sequence MSELKQSRTVSPNAEANMGQSSTYADRDAERAYRRKVDLWVLPMLCLMYFFDCMDRSNLANAKTDGLDEDLHFQGNDYSLLILVFYIPFGLFDLPWNLLIKRYSGRIMLSSTKNFGSLLAIRIILGIFEAGFFAGATFYLTLFYTRGEMGFRLAIVQSFAVLASAFSGLISFGVFQINSPSVKGWQYLFIIEGGMTLLIGVLGFLILPDNPQTAWFLNSRERGAATARLLRDSSSEVETEFNLKACFQSWGDWQFPIWCIITFTYPVAYATAMNFFPLIVQRLGYSVVKTNLWTVAPNLVGAVVLLCVAKSSDYFRERTFHIVFSLTLSLVGMVILAAIDVLQHKGVAYFACFLMASGAYIPSCLVHAWHNNNNVHENSRAANTGFFVGLGNLAGVVSAATFRTEYAPKYLPTLIATCCCNTVCIIFVTGLGLWMRLENRRRDRKQGQRLREDGVDTSQVKNGSRSMEWRYFL; translated from the exons ATGTCTGAGTTGAAGCAATCTAGAACAGTATCCCCAAATGCCGAAGCGAATATGGGGCAAAGCTCCACTTATGCAGACCGAGACGCCGAACGGGCATACCGTAGAAAAGTGGACCTGTGGGTATTGCCAATGTTGTGCCTG ATGTACTTCTTTGATTGCATGGATCGT AGTAACTTGGCAAATGCCAAAACAGACGGTCTCGACGAGGACTTGCATTTTCAGGGCAATGATTATTCGCTATTGATTCTTGTCTTCTATATTCCTTTTGGTTTATTTGACCTACCATGGAACTTGCTCATCAAGCGCTATTCTGGTCGAATCATGCTTTCATCCA CTAAGAACTTTGGTTCCTTACTTGCCATTCGTATCATTCTCGGCATTTTTGAAGCAGGTTTCTTTGCTGGAGCGACCTTTTACTTAACACTTTTCTACACCCGTGGGGAAATGGGTTTTCGACTAGCTATTGTCCAGTCATTCGCTGTTCTGGCCTCGGCATTTAGTGGACTGATCTCCTTCGGCGTATTCCAAATCAACAGCCCTTCGGTGAAAGGGTGGCAATACTTATTCATCATCGAGGGTGGAATGACCCTGCTAATTGGAGTCCTGGGCTTTTTGATCCTACCGGATAATCCACAGACGGCCTGGTTCCTGAACAGTAGGGAGAGAGGCGCAGCAACAGCTCGACTACTTCGAGACTCTTCCTCGGAGGTTGAGACCGAATTTAATCTTAAAGCCTGCTTTCAGTCTTGGGGCGACTGGCAGTTCCCTATTTGGTGCATAATAACGTTTACCTACCCAGTTGCTTACGCAACGGCAATGAACTTCTTCCCTCTA ATCGTGCAACGTCTTGGATACTCCGTCGTCAAGACCAACTTGTGGACGGTTGCTCCAAATCTCGTCGGTGCAGTCGTGTTGCTCTGCGTCGCCAAATCATCGGACTATTTCCGCGAGCGAACATTTCACATTGTATTCTCTCTGACGCTGTCCCTTGTGGGGATGGTGATTTTAGCTGCAATCGACGTTCTTCAACATAAGGGAGTAGCCtattttgcttgttttctcATGGCATCGGGCGCATATATCCCATCCTGCCTGGTTCATGCGTGGCATAATAACAACAATGTCCATGAAAACTCTCGCGCGGCGAATACGGGATTTTTTGTAGGGTTGGGGAATCTCGCGGGGGTAGTGAGTGCTGCTACTTTTCGAACGGAATATGCGCCAAA GTACCTTCCTACGCTAATTGCGACGTGCTGTTGCAATACCGTGTGCATTATCTTTGTGACGGGACTAGGGTTATGGATGCGGTTGGAGAATCGTCGTCGCGATCGGAAACAAGGACAAAGACtgagagaagatggagtgGATACTAGTCAGGTCAAGAATGGTAGTAGGAGCATGGAATGGCGGTATTTCCTGTAG
- a CDS encoding alkene reductase (NADH:flavin oxidoreductase/12-oxophytodienoate reductase) produces the protein MGSIDTVGPLFQPLRLGAVSLSHRVIQAPCTRMRSTKESDGVFVPNELNVEYYAQRASPGGLMLTEATPISRLAAGYPGVPGIFTPSQIAGWKKVTDAVHAKGAYIFCQLWHVGRATVPSFIEGKQALSASDIPISGKALDGSEYSATPPRPMTVEEIQETVQEYAAASKRAMEAGFDGVEIHGANGYLLDQFLHDNVNNRTDDYGGSIEKRSRIVLEVLKAASEAIGADRVGIRLSPYNYFQDTRDSNPNVHWLSLCSQIANLPAEVRPAYVHMIEPRFDEVLDEDAKIDSLSLERPSLDVFRPTLKKGGIAFLAAGSFNPQNAGPKLIDDGADAVVFGRWFISNPDLPRRLKEGLPLNPYDRSTFYGADPAEKGYTDYPFYSKMHDRGHGLPSSTR, from the exons ATGGGCTCTATCGATACTGTTGGACCTCTGTTTCAGCCCCTACGCTTGGGCGCTGTGTCCCTCAGCCACCGGGTTATCCAAGCTCCATGCACTCGGATGCGATCGACGAAGGAGTCGGACGGCGTGTTTGTTCCCAATGAACTTAACGTTGAATACTATGCGCAGCGAGCGTCACCTGGAGGTCTTATGCTGACAGAGGCAACTCCGATTAGTCGACTT GCTGCTGGGTATCCAGGTGTCCCCGGTATCTTCACGCCCTCGCAAATCGCCGGCTGGAAGAAGGTCACCGATGCAGTGCACGCGAAAGGCGCCTACATATTTTGCCAGTTATGGCATGTTGGTCGGGCAACAGTGCCATCTTTCATTGAAGGAAAGCAAGCCCTTAGTGCCAGTGATATCCCCATTAGCGGAAAGGCATTGGATGGTAGCGAGTACAGTGCGACACCTCCGCGGCCCATgacggtggaggagatccaGGAGACTGTGCAGGAATATGCCGCTGCCTCCAAAAGAGCCATGGAAGCAGGGTTTGACGGGGTTGAAATTCATG GCGCAAACGGATATCTCCTGGACCAGTTCCTGCACGACAATGTAAACAATCGTACAGACGACTATGGTGGTTCTATCGAGAAGCGGTCCCGGATTGTCCTCGAAGTACTGAAGGCAGCCTCCGAGGCCATCGGGGCAGACCGTGTAGGCATTCGTCTATCACCATACAATTACTTCCAGGATACTCGAGACTCGAACCCGAATGTTCACTGGCTCTCACTTTGCTCGCAAATCGCCAACCTCCCCGCCGAAGTGCGACCCGCATACGTACACATGATTGAACCTCGCTTTGACGAGGTGCTCGATGAAGATGCGAAAATCGATTCGCTTTCCTTGGAGAGACCATCTTTGGATGTGTTCCGACCCACGCTGAAGAAGGGCGGCATCGCTTTCCTAGCCGCGGGGAGCTTCAACCCTCAGAATGCTGGACCAAAGTTGATTGACGACGGAGCGGACGCGGTGGTATTTGGCCGGTGGTTCATCTCGAATCCCGATCTGCCTCGACGGTTGAAGGAGGGTCTGCCTTTGAACCCTTATGATCGGTCGACCTTCTATGGAGCTGACCCGGCGGAGAAAGGATACACGGACTACCCTTTTTACA GCAAGATGCATGATAGAGGGCATGggctgccatcttcaaccCGGTGA
- a CDS encoding uncharacterized protein (2-polyprenyl-6-methoxyphenol hydroxylase and related FAD-dependent oxidoreductases) encodes MAPSVDNEGYSSRGPLDASTTVVVVGAGPSGLMLACNLVRFGIDVTILDDRPDKTSTGKADGMQPKTIETFKQMRLADPLLRNAARVYDISFWQSTADKPLHRVGRQEHYPERLVGASDPYILLAHQGMVEEVLIDDMEARGAFVMRNSRFTSCSRMAGTGQLDIVYEDLASKTIKTIRAGYLVGCDGARSKVRECIPDAQLEGEVTNASWGVLDGVIDTDFPDLWSKVAVRSDQAGSILWIPRERNMTRLYVQLSETDGERVDRSKATPEYVMRRARDAMHPFRIEWKTIEWFGNYVVGQRVAKRFMDSEARIFIAGDAGHCHSALAAQGANTSMHDSFNLAWKLNLVIRGLAKPSLLATYEQERRKIAYDLINFDAEHCKAFSQGEAALAKNFDENIRFISGVGAEYSHGLLNRGRTAISTPLQPGTLQLPAKVTRYIDANPVSIQLDIPMLSQFRIYFFIPDVPKALGFLGTICKGLDNATGMGKVPSRASQSYATQPQGAAPSDAFIQPQRYTSVSSVFTYAMVTQSSKSEFEIADLPKVLQDSRWTLYLDDVDSPRCTDKWFGSLQGEQVGIVIVRPDGYVGSIDTWELTAGTEAGKWIDDYFAFMM; translated from the exons ATGGCACCCAGCGTGGACAATGAAGGATATAGTTCGAGAGGGCCTCTGGATGCTTCAACCACTGTCGTGGTGGTTGGCGCTGGGCCGTCCGGGTTGATGCTTGC ATGCAATTTGGTGCGATTCGGTATTGATGTTACAATCCTCGACGATCGTCCGGACAAGACCTCCACCGGCAAGGCGGATGGCATGCAACCCAAGACGATTGAGACATTCAAGCAGATGCGACTCGCCGATCCTTTATTGAGAAATGCCGCCCGTGTCTACGATATCTCTTTCTGG CAATCAACGGCAGATAAACCCCTCCACCGAGTCGGACGTCAAGAGCACTATCCTGAGCGCCTCGTCGGTGCCTCCGATCCTTATATCCTTCTTGCACACCAGGGGATGGTTGAAGAGGTCTTGATCGATGATATGGAGGCTCGAGGTGCCTTCGTCATGAGAAATAGTCGGTTTACGTCTTGCTCGCGCATGGCAGGCACAGGGCAATTGGATATCGTATATGAGGACCTAGCGAGCAAGACCATCAAGACTATCCGGGCCGGCTACCTGGTTGGATGTGACGGTGCTCGATCAAAGGTTAGAGAGTGTATCCCAGACGCACAGTTGGAGGGAGAGGTGACCAACGCATCATGGGGTGTGCTGGATG GTGTCATCGATACCGACTTTCCCGACCTCTGGAGTAAAGTCGCCGTGCGTTCCGACCAGGCCGGTTCTATTCTTTGGATCCCTCGCGAACGCAACATGACTCGATTATACGTTCAGCTAAGCGAGACTGACGGCGAACGGGTTGATAGGTCCAAGGCTACACCGGAATATGTTATGCGACGAGCCAGAGATGCGATGCACCCGTTCCGCATTGAGTGGAAGACAATTGAATGGTTCGGAAATTATGTCGTGGGCCAACGAGTAGCGAAACGGTTCATGGACTCCGAGGCGCGGATATTCATTGCCGGTGAT GCTGGACACTGTCACTCTGCTCTGGCAGCCCAAGGAGCGAATACAAGCATGCATGACAGTTTTAATTTGGCATGGAAGCTTAACCTTGTCATTCGTGGTTTGGCCAAACCGTCCCTTCTAGCCACCTACGAACAGGAACGACGGAAGATTGCTTACGATCTTATAAACTTCGATGCCGAGCATTGCAAAGCTTTCTCGCAAGGTGAGGCTGCCCTTGCGAAGAACTTTGATGAAAATATTCGCTTCATCTCTGGCGTGGGTGCAGAATATTCGCATGGTCTGCTGAACCGAGGCAGGACTGCCATATCAACCCCCCTGCAGCCTGGCACCCTCCAGCTTCCAGCCAAGGTGACTCGATACATTGACGCCAACCCTGTCTCTATCCAGCTTGATATTCCGATGTTGAGCCAGTTCCGTATATACTTCTTTATTCCTGATGTTCCAAAGGCACTTGGGTTTCTCGGTACCATATGTAAGGGACTCGACAATGCGACTGGGATGGGAAAGGTACCCTCACGAGCAAGTCAGTCATATGCGACCCAACCCCAAGGAGCAGCCCCTTCAGACGCTTTCATACAGCCACAGAGATATACCTCCGTGTCCAGTGTCTTTACATATGCGATGGTGACTCAGTCTTCCAAGTCTGAGTTCGAAATTGCAGATCTACCCAAGGTACTGCAGGATAGCCGCTGGACCTTGtatcttgatgatgttgattCACCACGTTGTACGGATAAATGGTTTGGGTCATTGCAGGGCGAGCAGGTTGGCATAGTGATTGTGCGACCCGATGGATACGTGGGGAGTATTGATACTTGGGAACTGACCGCGGGCACAGAGGCTGGGAAGTGGATAGACGACTATTTCGCTTTTATGATGTAA